Proteins co-encoded in one Oxyura jamaicensis isolate SHBP4307 breed ruddy duck chromosome 7, BPBGC_Ojam_1.0, whole genome shotgun sequence genomic window:
- the HOXD13 gene encoding homeobox protein Hox-D13 has product MDGLRGDTSGGGGGGGAPGQCRNFLSSPVFGAAHTGRAAAAAAAAAAASGFAYGGGGERPGAAARADPPAKDCPGSGAPPAAPALGYGYHFGNGYYSCRMSHGVGIQQNALKSPPHASIGGFPVEKYMDVSSLTSTSVPANEVSSRAKEVSFYQGYTTPYQHVPGYIDMVSTFGSGEPRHETYISMEGYQSWTLANGWNSQVYCAKDQTQSSHFWKSSFPGDVALNQPDMCVYRRGRKKRVPYTKLQLKELENEYAINKFINKDKRRRISAATNLSERQVTIWFQNRRVKDKKIVSKLKDNVS; this is encoded by the exons ATGGACGGACTGCGCGGCGACaccagcggcggcg gcggcggcggcggcgcccccggGCAGTGCCGTAATTTTCTCTCCTCGCCCGTTTTCGGGGCGGCGCACACGGGCCgagcggccgccgccgccgccgccgccgccgctgcctcGGGGTTCGCTTACGGCGGCGGAGGGGagcggccgggggcggcggcgcgggcaGACCCCCCGGCCAAGGACTGCCCGGGCTCCGgcgcgccgcccgccgcccccgcgcTCGGCTATGGGTATCACTTTGGCAATGGATACTATAGCTGCAGGATGTCCCACGGGGTTGGGATCCAGCAGAACGCCCTGAAGTCTCCCCCCCATGCCTCCATTGGCGGCTTTCCCGTGGAAAAGTACATGGACGTCTCCAGTCTGACCAGCACGAGTGTCCCCGCCAATGAAGTCTCCTCCAGGGCGAAGGAAGTGTCCTTCTACCAGGGCTATACAACCCCCTACCAGCACGTTCCTGGGTACATAGACATGGTCTCAACGTTTGGCTCTGGGGAACCGAGACACGAAACATACATATCAATGGAGGGCTATCAGTCCTGGACTCTGGCTAATGGCTGGAATAGTCAGGTTTACTGTGCCAAAGATCAGACACAGAGCTCACACTTTTGGAAATCGTCCTTTCCAG GGGACGTTGCACTAAACCAGCCAGATATGTGTGTCTACCGGCGTGGGAGAAAGAAGCGAGTGCCGTACACAAAACTCCAGCTTAAAGAACTCGAGAATGAATATGCCATTAACAAGTTCATTAACAAGGACAAGAGGCGAAGGATATCCGCAGCCACAAACCTGTCTGAGAGACAAGTTACCATTTGGTTTCAGAACAGGAGGGTGAAGGATAAGAAAATAGTCTCCAAACTGAAAGACAACGTTTCTTGA